One Candidatus Omnitrophota bacterium DNA window includes the following coding sequences:
- a CDS encoding DegT/DnrJ/EryC1/StrS aminotransferase family protein, with protein sequence MSSIPRIRPTLPLKDIISFLANLLVFKPRPEQQGSVSEFESRFGLRYNLPPGVCFSKARVAFYFLLKNMGLKAGGEVIISAIHVADFVNMIRLAGFNPVVVDLLPNAYTIDCDDLERKVNSNTALILITHLCGYATDMDKVMEISKRRGVPFIEDCSQALSSQYSGRPLGVFGQAAIFSLSLLKPVCTLSGGMVLSKDTALLNRLKEESLRLQRAKKLPLILEAIKNIIIKAAVNPALFQRIVFPLMRMAMPFGDYFSLYQKTNKTVMLRESMPEDFLVKFTWQQAVMGLSQLTTLEGREKERIRHGIYLYRSLRSHSNVLLPPVTEHALNSFWLFPLLVKDTDKLKRFLAGYGIDSSKILLSLLCAEKAFSQYSFECMSAAHVKEQTLFVPIYYGMSEGQLDYIVGAIEKYNG encoded by the coding sequence ATGAGCTCGATACCCAGGATTAGACCGACACTTCCTTTAAAGGATATTATTTCGTTCCTGGCAAATTTACTTGTATTTAAGCCGCGGCCTGAACAGCAAGGATCGGTCTCTGAATTTGAAAGCCGGTTCGGCCTGCGATACAATCTTCCTCCCGGAGTGTGTTTTTCAAAAGCTCGCGTGGCCTTCTACTTTTTGCTGAAGAACATGGGGCTTAAAGCCGGAGGAGAAGTTATTATATCGGCTATACATGTAGCGGATTTTGTCAATATGATACGTTTGGCGGGTTTTAATCCGGTGGTAGTAGACCTCCTGCCAAATGCCTATACAATCGATTGTGACGACCTTGAAAGAAAGGTTAATAGTAATACCGCGCTCATATTGATCACTCATTTGTGTGGATACGCAACGGATATGGATAAGGTCATGGAAATATCAAAACGGCGCGGCGTCCCTTTTATAGAGGATTGCTCTCAGGCGTTAAGCTCTCAATATAGTGGCCGCCCACTCGGAGTTTTTGGCCAGGCGGCTATCTTCAGCCTGAGCCTGTTGAAGCCTGTCTGCACCCTGTCAGGGGGGATGGTATTGTCGAAAGATACCGCGCTGTTGAACAGGCTGAAGGAGGAGAGTCTAAGGCTGCAACGGGCCAAAAAATTACCGCTTATACTGGAAGCGATAAAAAATATTATTATCAAGGCAGCCGTGAATCCGGCCCTGTTTCAGCGCATTGTTTTTCCTCTTATGCGCATGGCCATGCCTTTCGGAGATTATTTCTCCCTGTACCAGAAAACGAATAAGACCGTCATGTTGAGGGAATCGATGCCGGAAGACTTTCTCGTAAAATTTACATGGCAGCAGGCGGTAATGGGGTTAAGCCAGTTAACAACGCTGGAAGGCAGAGAGAAGGAACGTATAAGGCACGGTATTTATTTATACCGCAGTTTAAGATCTCATTCGAATGTTTTGCTTCCGCCCGTAACGGAGCATGCCTTAAATTCATTTTGGCTGTTTCCGCTGCTTGTTAAGGATACGGATAAATTAAAACGTTTTCTTGCCGGATACGGCATAGACAGCTCTAAAATTCTCTTAAGCCTTTTATGCGCCGAGAAGGCGTTCAGCCAATATAGTTTTGAATGTATGTCGGCGGCCCATGTTAAGGAGCAGACGCTTTTTGTCCCCATCTATTATGGTATGAGTGAGGGCCAGCTGGACTATATTGTCGGGGCAATTGAGAAGTATAATGGTTAA
- a CDS encoding glycosyltransferase family 2 protein — translation MDNMHGISYVVPAYNEENGIGETTERLHKTLKTLGISYEIIVVNDGSHDKTREIAESYKNIILVNHPINVGYGNSLKSGIQRARYDWIGIIDADGSYPVEEIPNFVKEMDSGFDMVIGSRKNTAKLDKPIKKFSRWIFKKIIKIVIKDDIEDANSGFRIFKRDLAINFFPFLCGTFSFTTSLTILAMGKSYFIKHIPIQYKFRKGKSKVMHGRDSIRTIKYIVQGITFFDPIKFFIILSACMIFVVCIPAMTLALFRMHTLSLYYMIFGVVVTLLLAIGVLGDIIRISSSRKEWLTR, via the coding sequence ATGGATAACATGCACGGGATATCGTACGTGGTTCCGGCTTATAACGAAGAGAACGGTATCGGCGAGACGACAGAGAGACTGCACAAAACTTTAAAGACGCTGGGTATATCGTATGAGATCATTGTCGTTAATGACGGCTCTCATGATAAGACCAGGGAAATCGCCGAGAGTTACAAAAACATCATCCTCGTCAATCATCCTATAAATGTCGGATACGGCAATTCATTGAAGTCCGGTATTCAACGCGCGCGCTATGACTGGATCGGGATCATCGACGCTGATGGAAGTTATCCGGTAGAGGAGATCCCGAATTTTGTTAAAGAGATGGATAGCGGATTTGACATGGTTATAGGGTCAAGAAAGAATACGGCCAAACTCGATAAACCCATCAAAAAGTTTTCCCGCTGGATATTCAAAAAGATCATCAAGATCGTCATAAAAGACGATATTGAGGATGCCAACAGCGGGTTCCGCATATTCAAGCGCGACCTTGCCATAAATTTTTTCCCGTTTTTATGCGGCACTTTTTCTTTTACGACAAGCCTGACCATTCTTGCAATGGGCAAGTCATACTTTATCAAGCATATTCCGATACAGTATAAATTTAGAAAAGGGAAGAGCAAGGTGATGCATGGCCGCGATTCTATTAGGACCATCAAATACATTGTCCAGGGAATAACCTTTTTTGACCCGATAAAGTTTTTCATAATCCTGTCGGCTTGCATGATCTTCGTTGTCTGTATCCCCGCCATGACCCTGGCCCTTTTCAGGATGCACACCCTCTCTTTATATTACATGATCTTTGGCGTAGTAGTTACGCTTTTACTGGCGATCGGCGTACTGGGAGATATCATCAGGATCTCTTCCAGCAGAAAAGAATGGTTAACGAGGTAG
- a CDS encoding radical SAM protein yields MMPHESFATFKKACDSPIERRRILSRMKRNRLRQGLKIVVRNSFLLDRVLRNYLMSLCGKFPLRSLEIAVGYECNFSCEQCSCALNRDRGRKRLSLEQFKVSIEQAVEMGAFQFNLNGGEPMLYFEEVRELCQYIRDRRCYVHMATNGFYFTPERMKLMKNAGLSSFEMGLDSSVESVHDANRGVGSFKKIMENTNAAKKLGLVVAYNTVGSRDKILSGDLLRLVRLSEEKDVLLMITPPCVTGHWAGKMEVLLNKDEQWYIRWVLSTHAMTRIDNYNGLRRISCPAAREKMAVNPYGDVTSCPLIQIIYGNVLSDRLVDIQKNMLKDQYYLKGFKDGCLPSHNLEFIRDRLINFRDLKMNKKLTES; encoded by the coding sequence ATGATGCCCCACGAATCGTTCGCTACTTTTAAAAAGGCGTGTGACAGCCCTATTGAGCGCAGGCGAATATTGTCAAGGATGAAGAGAAACAGGCTCAGACAGGGGCTGAAGATCGTAGTGAGAAATAGTTTTCTCCTTGATAGAGTGCTGAGAAATTATTTAATGAGCTTATGCGGCAAATTTCCTTTACGTTCACTTGAGATAGCAGTTGGTTATGAGTGTAACTTTTCATGCGAACAATGCTCATGCGCATTAAATAGGGATCGGGGAAGAAAAAGGCTCTCTTTGGAGCAATTTAAGGTAAGCATAGAGCAGGCTGTAGAGATGGGCGCCTTCCAGTTTAATTTAAATGGAGGCGAACCAATGTTGTATTTTGAGGAAGTAAGAGAGCTTTGTCAGTATATACGCGATAGGCGGTGCTATGTTCATATGGCAACGAATGGATTTTATTTTACACCGGAACGCATGAAGCTGATGAAAAACGCGGGTTTATCTTCGTTTGAAATGGGGCTCGACAGTTCAGTAGAATCTGTTCATGATGCCAACAGGGGGGTAGGATCATTTAAAAAAATAATGGAGAACACGAATGCCGCGAAGAAGCTCGGCCTCGTTGTTGCCTACAATACGGTGGGAAGCAGGGACAAGATATTGAGTGGAGATCTACTAAGGTTGGTTCGACTGAGTGAAGAGAAGGATGTCTTGTTAATGATTACCCCTCCTTGCGTAACTGGTCACTGGGCGGGGAAAATGGAAGTTTTATTGAATAAGGACGAGCAATGGTATATAAGGTGGGTATTAAGCACTCATGCTATGACAAGAATAGACAACTATAACGGCTTGAGAAGAATAAGCTGTCCCGCTGCCAGAGAAAAAATGGCCGTCAATCCTTATGGCGATGTTACCTCGTGCCCTCTCATACAGATCATATACGGCAATGTGTTATCAGATCGTCTCGTTGATATTCAAAAAAATATGCTTAAAGACCAATATTATTTAAAAGGCTTCAAGGATGGTTGCTTGCCAAGCCATAACCTTGAATTCATACGGGATCGTCTAATAAATTTTAGGGATTTAAAGATGAACAAGAAGCTTACCGAGAGTTAA
- a CDS encoding class I SAM-dependent methyltransferase, whose product MNLTYCCKICGGTDFMVIVNNIRDWEYGFAGSYDYRKCSKCASVQIHPFPSIQELMESYEVDYHGFAVPEQKGTIYSIFYKISEWVTAREIRGIADYGSRVLDVGCGIGLLLKKLKSMGFYKLEGIDFSEKAVNAVSEAGIACHKGVFTDLERENHGYDLIFMNNYLEHTLNPLNELKKARALLKDKGALLGKAPNFDSFDRFLFGRYWGGNHVPRHTFQFNASNLRSLLKEAGFKTIKILYPLDTSHFALSFQNLLQRHRTDLKNNTSLVHGRNKYYSLFMMGLVPINMVCMLLKKTGFVQFYAIP is encoded by the coding sequence ATGAACCTTACATATTGTTGTAAAATATGCGGCGGAACTGATTTCATGGTCATTGTCAATAACATAAGGGACTGGGAGTACGGATTTGCCGGCTCTTACGATTACAGAAAATGCTCAAAATGTGCGTCTGTGCAAATTCATCCTTTTCCGTCAATTCAGGAATTGATGGAATCTTATGAAGTGGACTATCACGGTTTTGCCGTACCGGAACAAAAAGGCACTATCTATTCAATTTTTTACAAAATAAGCGAATGGGTTACGGCAAGAGAGATTAGGGGCATCGCAGATTATGGGTCGAGAGTGCTCGACGTGGGATGCGGTATCGGTTTATTGTTGAAAAAATTAAAGAGTATGGGTTTTTACAAGTTGGAAGGCATAGACTTTAGCGAAAAAGCGGTCAATGCTGTAAGTGAAGCAGGTATAGCCTGTCATAAAGGAGTTTTTACCGATCTTGAGAGAGAAAATCACGGCTATGATCTGATCTTTATGAATAATTATTTAGAGCATACACTGAATCCTTTAAATGAGCTGAAGAAAGCGAGGGCTCTTCTGAAAGATAAGGGAGCGCTGCTTGGCAAGGCGCCTAATTTTGATTCATTTGACAGGTTTCTGTTCGGCAGGTATTGGGGAGGGAATCATGTTCCGCGGCACACGTTTCAGTTTAATGCTTCGAATTTAAGGAGTCTGCTGAAAGAAGCCGGTTTTAAGACCATTAAAATTTTATATCCATTGGATACAAGTCATTTTGCATTGTCATTTCAAAATTTACTTCAGAGACATCGCACTGATTTAAAGAATAACACGAGTTTAGTCCATGGCCGAAATAAATACTATTCGCTATTTATGATGGGTCTCGTGCCGATCAATATGGTTTGCATGTTGCTAAAAAAAACCGGATTTGTACAATTTTATGCAATACCCTGA
- a CDS encoding radical SAM protein, whose translation MKKILLIYPKMGMAGTLVQHIPLSLLYAAIDSIKAGFEINIVDVRLHPKGWEEAIASKITPDTILAGISVMTGAPIRSALEITRWIKRRYPRMKVVWGGPHATFNGREIMGEEGVDFAINGYGSMPLALLAGSIAKNGSAAELSGIKGLVYRDNDAVVEVPPENNFEAFSYKEIPYDLIRKDLDRYSQLDSKERIFSMYSVMGCPYKCAFCSSPAQYKNFKKKYVPIPLDEIVGHIEYVKNKYGATYIYFIDDDSFVDLDHVENIIDEMNKRGIVIRLGFRGARINEISKMSDKYLDKLADVGTNILHIGAESGSQKILDLINKNCTVRDIINVNRKMARHPKIRTAYNWIIGLPGETLNDLHETRKLIMRLIVDNPSALIFMPNKYRPLPSTELYDLSLKYGYVKPQKLEGWIEMESEGDYRPPWYTKELAAMINMMQIASFFIDKKVYKVNTGETARFKILRLISFFYGPIAKIRFVFGITAMLVEYKLFYWFTSRFRE comes from the coding sequence ATGAAGAAAATATTGCTGATATATCCGAAAATGGGTATGGCGGGGACGCTGGTTCAGCACATACCGTTAAGCCTGCTCTACGCTGCCATTGACTCGATAAAGGCGGGATTCGAGATCAATATCGTAGACGTGAGGCTGCATCCTAAAGGCTGGGAGGAAGCCATAGCTTCGAAGATCACTCCCGATACCATCCTTGCCGGTATCAGCGTTATGACCGGCGCCCCAATCAGAAGCGCCTTGGAGATAACCAGATGGATTAAAAGACGCTATCCGCGGATGAAGGTCGTCTGGGGAGGCCCGCACGCTACATTTAACGGCCGGGAGATAATGGGTGAAGAGGGTGTTGATTTCGCAATAAACGGTTATGGCTCCATGCCGTTGGCCTTGCTTGCCGGCAGCATTGCCAAGAACGGTTCGGCGGCCGAACTATCCGGTATCAAGGGGCTTGTATACAGAGACAATGACGCCGTTGTGGAGGTGCCGCCCGAAAACAACTTCGAGGCCTTTAGTTACAAAGAAATTCCATACGATTTGATAAGAAAAGATCTCGATCGTTACAGTCAGTTGGACAGTAAGGAGCGCATCTTCTCCATGTACAGCGTTATGGGCTGTCCGTATAAATGCGCCTTTTGTTCTTCGCCAGCGCAGTATAAAAATTTTAAGAAGAAATATGTTCCAATACCTTTAGATGAGATAGTCGGTCATATAGAGTACGTAAAGAATAAGTATGGCGCAACGTATATATATTTTATCGACGATGACTCATTCGTTGACCTCGATCACGTCGAAAACATCATAGATGAGATGAATAAAAGAGGTATTGTCATCCGCCTTGGATTCAGAGGCGCCAGGATAAATGAGATCAGCAAGATGAGCGACAAGTACCTAGATAAGTTGGCAGATGTCGGTACAAATATATTGCATATAGGGGCCGAATCGGGTTCCCAAAAGATCCTGGACCTTATTAATAAAAATTGCACTGTCCGAGATATAATAAACGTGAACAGGAAGATGGCAAGGCATCCCAAGATAAGAACGGCATACAATTGGATAATAGGTTTACCCGGAGAGACCCTTAATGATCTGCACGAGACCAGGAAGCTGATAATGAGGCTTATCGTGGATAACCCGAGCGCGCTCATATTTATGCCAAATAAATATCGGCCATTGCCGAGTACTGAACTATATGATCTTTCCCTGAAGTACGGATATGTTAAACCACAGAAGCTTGAAGGTTGGATTGAAATGGAATCAGAGGGAGATTATAGGCCGCCATGGTACACGAAAGAGTTGGCCGCTATGATCAATATGATGCAGATAGCATCGTTTTTTATAGACAAAAAAGTATACAAGGTAAACACGGGGGAAACGGCAAGATTTAAAATACTACGCCTTATTTCATTTTTTTACGGGCCCATAGCTAAGATTCGATTCGTGTTCGGTATAACAGCGATGCTGGTGGAATATAAACTATTTTACTGGTTTACTTCACGGTTTAGAGAATGA